Part of the Micropterus dolomieu isolate WLL.071019.BEF.003 ecotype Adirondacks linkage group LG22, ASM2129224v1, whole genome shotgun sequence genome is shown below.
tcttcctctcattgCTTTTGCCATATTTTCTTCAGTTTCAGTAGTTATGCTCTTGATCTCTGTTCTACTGATGCTAACTGCCACATCAATGTATTTTTTTGGTCTCCTTTTACAACCTTATCTGCTATTTCATTTCCTTTGATGACAATATGTGGTGGTACCCACAAAAATATAACTGCAATGCTCATCATTTGAACTCTACatattgttttatgtatttctaTCTAAAATGTCTGGTCTGCACGCGCAGGTTTAACCGACCATGCAGAGTAACAACACATGTGACCACTAGTGTGCGCTTAAGTGGTGCGCAGTAAAATCAGTCATGTTTGagggaaataaaataagatgCGTTGagtcccttttttattttatgtactaTATTTATAACTATAGGTCCATCTTGGGGCAGGCTGAGGTTCATGGGAGATGGTCTGTTTAGTAATTTCTTCACCTTCATCTGACATATTGTTTGTTATACACAGTAATGTGACCCGTGTAAACTCTGAACACTGTATTTGACCTCTGACAGCGAGAAAATATGCATCAAAACTGAAAGTCAGTGCAAACACTTTTATTGAACTAATTCCCCACAACAACAATTCTGTACAAGCAATTTCCGctccaaataaaatgtttctggcATAAAATTTTGATCCAAGATTCAAGAAATGTGGTTTCACAAGAATCTTATTCCTGCTCCAAACTGGACCCCATCACATATCCTGCAAGGACCGCAATAAAAATTGGTTGAAATCaagatcaaaacaaaaaaatcaggtTATTTCCAGCACATGGTAAAGACAATAGACATGGGACGTATGTCTCTTCAAAGAGTGCTCTTAtcatgtgtacagtatgtaatgTTCTCATGTGCATCTACATGACTGTACAGAAAAAGTGCTTGTTTGTGAAAGAACGTGCTCCCAACTTTGATAGAGCAAGGTTTTGACATTGCTcaatatttactgtaattggttTAATAAGCCCTTAATATTTCACACATGTAAACCGATTTGAGACTTACACTGCAAAAGTTTTAGAGACTGACCTAGACAGGCAGTTTCAATGTGACTGTTTAGTCTATGCTAGTCTTTAATTCATCATTCATTGTCTGTTTGCTGGGGGGTATTGGAAATTATGTTTACCCAGTGTGCCTTAAATGTCTTTCAAGTAAATCTGCCTTAAATTAAAAATCCTCATACCTGCGATTAGCAAACATAACCAGCCCTACCTGTCTCCACTCTGGACTCCCATGGGAATGCAGTAATTCAGCTCCAGCCTGGCAATGTTCCCCAAACGCAGCACAATGCCCAGTCCATATGACCAACGGATGCATTCCGCCAGTTTCCTCAAATGTGCTTGTGGCCCCTCACctgagtaaaaacaaacacataacacatCAAGGCTAACCCCTGTCCAAACCTGAACTAGATGCGAGTAAAAATTCAAATTCACCCAATCCTATTTAATGAATTCAGTCATAAATGTCGAAGTCTGGTGCGTTAAACATAAACCTTTAACTGACACTACATTGATTCCGACTACTTACCATAGTTAAGGTTACAAAGGTTTCCGGCATTGAGGAAGAAGTGTGTTCTGAAGAGGTCACCAAAGCCCCCCTTGCCTGGTCTGAAGGGTAGAGGGGTGTAGAGGTGGAGGCCTCCAGCCCAGTAGCCCTCTCCTCCCAGGTAGTCACCTGCCATACCAGTAATACCAGCACACAACCCTTCACTTAACCATCAAACTTCACTCTGGTTACCAAGAAACTCAGCCAAGTTAATGTCTCACCTTCACTCTGTGGGcccatactgtacatactgaaTCCCCTGATACTGGTGGGGCCGCCTAGATAGAACCTAGGATGTcgacaaagaaacacaaaacaagacataaTACAGTTATAAGTTTTCTTTGAATACAAAAGAAGCCTaaagttttttaatttaacttagTTTTATGGCTACAGTTGGTCTAGTTCAGAGGTTTCACACTGTAAGGTGAAAGGGAAAAGTACATGCCGGTGTTCTGAAAACAACTAATAAAATGTACTCTGAACATCCAGAAATCCACTTAGAAATCATAGAAAAAGACACTTTTCAACTCCAGAACCAGCCTAAAAATCAAGAAAATCAAGACCGGttttggtctcgtctcggacgcAACCATATTTGTACTcagtcttgtcttggtctcggacTCGGGTATTATTTCAAGActagtcaagaccataacttttggaaaatcaataaattgcttttgcattgtgtgATTAATTTGTTAACATCCCAACgtggatgtaaaatgtattgctacaaatgcaaccaataaccctaattaaaaatgtgttgttatgaGTGTCACCCCTCCCGCAATGGTAAGCATTGGAAAaaaagtgttgaataaagatgcttcgttgatttcagctcttagtttttgtatgtgggtgttttaataggaatgtggatctttcagatcaatttgagaagtacctatcatctcgttccacattttattgtgtgtcatgtaatgtggggaactggtcttggtcttgactcgctctcgctctcgatttggtctcagcccctaaaagtcttggtcttgtcttggtctcggtttggacggtcttgactacaacattAGTGCCAATTTGAGGAATTGTGAACAAGTATAagcacaaaataaatacaaaaaaaaaaaaaaacagggctCAAATTGTCTCTTTTTTCTCTGACTTCAAAAAAACACGGTTTCTCTATTTCTGTACCTGTCTGCTATGCTTGTTGGCCTGTCACCGATGGGTAGGAGCAAACCACCCCACAATGAGGCAGAAAGGACCTGGAAGAGTGTGTACACAGAATGACAGAAGTAACAAACTAAAGAAGTATGTAaagttgttgggtttttttaacataaaaagaCAGACTACACCAAGGTTTTTGGAAATTAATCTGTTGGTCATTTGGTTAATTTAACAGACCATTCTCACAAAAGCCTGGGTGTATTACTTGAATTCTTTACCTAGCAATAAACTATGATACAGTATTGTACATTAATGTAATAAATCTAACACTTCTATATCCTGTCAGTTATACATGGCCAAGTAAAACAGCTTAAAGTTAAACTGCATTAAGTGCCTTTAGATGAGAGTTTGTTAAACAgctgaaatataaaatgtagAATCTCACTGAGTCCCAGAAGAGTGTTTTGTTGAGCTGAATCTCAAAGTCCTCTTTCAGGAAACTGGCATCGCCCCCAGTGTAACCAGCAAGTTCCTACACCACCATAACACAAACAGTCAACCTGGTGTACCACATCAGTCATGTTGTTTtcataaagcattttaaaaaatctctgATTTAGTGTTACACAACTAACCTGATGGATCTTCAGAAGGCCACCTTTCCTGGGAAGGATGGACGAGTTTCTGGTGTCGATGACCATAGcatgctgaaaaacaaaatggcacCGTTCGGCAGCCAATAAAAACTTCACATCTACTGTATCATACAGGCTATAGTCAAATCTTCAATTTAAAATAGAAGACAAATACTGAAAGTGAGGACTTGAGGGAATGGCCACTCTCCTCCCGGACGGCAAATGAGGCAGTGCGAGCCAGACATCCCAGCTCTCTCCACACTCCCTCCCACTTCAGTGTTTGGCTGGTCTTCCAGACAGGGAACTGTGGGTGGTAAATTGATAGTAAGACAtaagtttatttcttttgtttgtacaGATATCTTGCAGTAAATGAGCATACAGTATACATTGTTTGAAACATAGTAACTGTCcttaaaacacaggaaaaataaTGGCTCTGTGAAAGTCTGTCAAGGCCTATTTCATAATCCATCCATATATGACAAGTAAATGTTAGTGCAAAACAGATGGTCTAAAACAAAGTCCAAACTGGACTTTATGGTCAACAAGAGATTCTTTTCAGCTCGTTTCACTTCCTCAATGAGCACGGAAGCAAGAGAATCAGAACCACAATTTTAATTGCacaaaatgtgagaaaacaatAGAAACCAGTATTTACGCTCAGTTCTGCAGAGATGCCTCGATCCGTCTCCCTCAGGGAACTCCATGGAAACTGACCTGTTACTTTGTAGATGTTCAGTGAGATGctgaaagtgaaaaagaaattaaCAATGTCAATACTTTAATAGGATCCCTTTGTGATTACAAAATATATccatatacatttaaatttactcATCTGGCAGACACTTtaatccaaagcaacttatatttgacaaacaacatacaagcatcagtaaagtaAGAGATCTATGAGTAACAACAGATATCAGCAAGAGCAGCAATAATACTTGTAAGAGCTATAAACACATAAGGCCTCAATGGGATAGATACCTAGTGGAAGCaataagagttaacaaaaacagtgcaaTTAAGACAAGCAAGgtgtaaggagagagaggacgaatagcacaggaagtgcatgttagaggttatgGATTAGAGGTGTTCAGAAGtggtgagttttcaagagcttcttgttAGTTCGTTCCACCATCATGGTGTTAcaatatcgaaagatatgaaactttttatcgtgataccatttttggccatattgtccagccctagtgcATGATGGACCCAAatctattcatagttttcagtcatgtgacatgcgcgttgacctggagggcaaaacacgGACCAACAAAGTGGCTCACACCGCAACTCCCCCGCAGAGATGCCGCAAAAgcaatcaaattttatttggatcatctttcaacttaagaaaaagaaagacatgaacacaaactgcaagtattgggcatatctgatccatataacgttacagcatccgctgctgCATTTCTAGCATTAAAAACCAACAGGTCCCTGCCGCTGCTCGACTGCggtaatttttacttttaccttctggggaatccctcacctaacacagctcaggctcgtctcctcgattagtaaatccgaaatcacaacaaccatccatcattttggcaacacaaaaagtaacaaactcaaagtaacagtgtatcacttgcatattggttggcaggcaatGGAAATTAACGTCTTTTTGCTCTCCAAGGGAGCTTTTTCATTGGAGTGTGACGTCACGTAAAAACTATGAATAGCTCAAGTACCAGGAAAGTGACCTCAACCACCATTAAATGATGCAGTAATATGAACTGCATAACTTATAGCAAAAGAAAAAGCCTTCCTGCACATACagtaaacatacatacatactatgTATCAAGGTGATAAGGcccaaaaaaataatttattttatgaagTTGTTCATATCTTACTTGCGTTCAAAGTGTCCTGGTTGGGGTTTGAAGAAGGACAGGCCGTAGGATGTCTCTTTGGTCCCGTAGGAGAACTGGAAGGTCAGTTTCTCTGCCCGACCCAATACATTGGGTAACTTCAGGCCCAGTACCTGAAATTAAAGCGGGTGAGGTGATTAGGGTTTCCATTCTGTATTTAGAGGCAACCAAATTAATAACTGAAATTGGTAAACAAGTGTATTAAGGCCAGCGCAGTGTGACGCAATGATTGAATCCAAAACAGTATGTGGTCTTTCAGAAAGTATCTGGTGACATGAGCCATCACAGTGCTCACCATGCTTCCCTCATTGTTTCCGACCATGGTGTTGTAGCTGCCTGTCATACGTCTCAGCTCAGTGACTTCAAACGTCACGTCGAGGCCGTTGGGAAGAGCATTTTCacctaaagaaaacaaacatcaaaatgattttatgttAAAACAATGAGAGGGGTATCTCCTGTCATGATCTAGGTTTGTCATTTGTTCATTAATTTGGAAATGTATGTGTGATTGACAGTACCTCGTGAGGTGTCAATAACAACTTCAACTTTTCTGAAGATACCGAGACGCAGCAGCTTCTGTCGGGCTTCATGGGATTTTCGCATCACCTGCACAACAAATTGAACCATGTGTTGGTGCTACTCACAAGCATAAATTGAACAAGCATTAATTAGTGCAGCTGTTTTAACATGCACCTACATCAATCAAGTTCTTTGCCTGGAAAACTCCTGCGATTTCATAAGTCAACAGGTCCTCCTTGGTTCTTCCAAGCCCATCTATGTGCACTCGTTGAACCACAACCTGAAAATtaagaacattaaaaacatcctaaacaaaacacagtatATTCATGTCACAAATAAAtctattaaattatttaagtcCACTAAAGCTGCTGGCCTGGTTGTGTTTTAGATAcagattaaataatttaatttacagccattatacatttttttttagaagtgGCTATTTTCTAATAAACTGTGGCATGGACATGAGGCAAGCAATGCCTGACTCCTACGCTGGCAACGCACAAACATAATGTGGAGGCAGGTCTGGCAATGTGAGAATCCTATTGAGGCAGTCTGGTGTAATTAAGGTCTGGAACAAAACAAATCTTACATCCTTGTTTTCAAGAACTTCATGCTTTGGCTCCAGCTCAGTCTCTGGAGCCTCGATGTCGTCAGCTTGAACTCCTAGCTCTGGCCCTCGCATGGGCAGAGGATCCAGGCTCTGCAACGCAAAATATGAGGGggaacattttttaattatattatattaattatattcgCAATCAGAGGTCATACTGTATTTTACCAATCAAATGCAAAAAATAGAGTGTTGAatcaaaatatgttaaatacGGGTCTACAAGATCAGGGCTGTAGGTACCACTGAGGTCATGTCCTTGGAAatatttcttgacattttaagGGTTTATAATGACAAGAAAAGGAGTTTACATtctataaatacacacagattaTACATGTTGGatatttaaaagttgaatatCTTATTATTGCTTGATCTACTGaccattttcttgattaatcatttggtctgaAAAGTATCTATCACTGTTTCCCACAGTGAAAGATGACTTCTTCACACGTCCGTCGAACAGACCAAAGTCCAAAGATATTAAGCTAACAAagatataaaacatataaaagcagcaaatcatcacattggagaagctggaaccagagagggattgacatttttgcttgtaAAAAAGACTAAAAGATTTATCGATAAATAAAACAGTTGCTGACTAATTTTTAGCCAATCGATTAATTGTGTCAGATCTACACTACAGCATAATGCAAGgagatttacatttaaattttttagtGTTTGACTGGTGACACACTCATTTCATAAATGCACTAAGCAAATGGGAAATGTGCAGGGGAAATGGAAAACTACTACTAATCACCTACTTATTTGGCTAACAAAAACATATAGATGAATTCTAGTTATATTTTGATTTGACTGCAAGCCTTTAACTACAAGTTTAATTTTCTCATATGACGtttctttattaatttaaaaaggtaTATACTGAATGTGTCAAATATAACTGAGGGGCCGTGATTGCATTAATTCTTGTTAGATTCAAAAAattgctttggcaacattgtttaacaTAAATATCGATGCCAATAAAACTTCCttaattgaactgaatttaatatatataacgtttgtgtttttaaaatatgtacagAACAAATGGATAAGACTAACAAGTaagtaaaatgttataaaaaaaaaacactaagaGTGTAGAAAGCACATGCTGTCAGTCAGTGGAGAAACAGCTAACTTAGCATCTCTCATGCTGTCAATTTGTGTGAAAACACGCAGCAGACAGACTCTTTACGTTTAATTGTTAAGTTAAAACTTGATTGCCTGGTTTAGTAGAGAGGTAGTGCAGTGTCTTGTCACAGAGCTGAATGTCTGAGCCTTGTTGAATGTACAGTATGGGCCTTTCCCTTCACCACAACTGCCGAAATAAACATATAAAGAGGTCAAAATCTAACTTAGCAAACACGTTTACCGGACTTATCCTTACCCTGGCATGGACGGTGCCCATGCTAAGCTCCACAGGGCGCTGTCACAATAAAAATGGGCGAAACTTTGCGTGAATAAAAGACTGACGAACGTAACCTTACAAGTACCCGGAGAAAGTCGAAGATGCTCTGTATAAGGAGGCGGCCATGTCACTTCCTGGCCACGCCCTCTGTTGCTGCGCGTTCAACACAACAGCGCTGCaaaatgaggggaaaaaagaaaaatgtttttaattatgttCAAGAAAAAGTATTCtagataggtaggtaggtaggtttattgtcacaatatagcgagttatagagtgaaattaaCTAACTCcattctgctacatagcagacagaCTAGTACTAATAGCCTACTAtgaatgttattattttataaaatattaaactataatatatcatatcattattaaatgtattacCAATGAATACagctactactaataataataataatatgtttattgtttaaaaaactttgaatcaaataaaataaagagctTAAAGAGATAGAGATCATTACTGTCAGAGATTATGTCATTTATTACTACAGGCAGTTTATTGTAgaaaaaattgttgttttaagagTAATCATTATTATACACTACACTATGTTCATAATCAGATTTTATGTTTCAGGCCAAGGTCATGCTGAAGAGTAAACAAAAGTATGGTGAAAACATGTCAAATGTACAGTATCTTCTATGTAAGGGACCTTATTAAACTGACCAATAGTGtgagattaaattttttttttgtttaatttcaataaataatagaaagggaaaaacatcatTCAGAACTGCGATGTAGAGCTAGGACGTAGACTTAGGATGTGAAACCTGTTGTACTTCTCCGAGAGCTCTCAATTAACAGCCTCCAGGTTTTAGAATAAATCCCACAACAACATGCAAATGTTGACTTTATTCTACAAAGTGGTGAATGCTTGAATGGAAATGAAACTACATGAATCAGAATACATGTTAACATTAGCagtttaataacaataattatataaaatgtgcTCATTTTATAAAACACAGCTACAGATAAAGCCAAGTCCAAATGACAACATCCAAACGTTATATCTATATATAAGTTCACAGTTATTCATACGTTGCTGAGCATCTCTGCAGGCCTTGCATCCTGTAACAACAAAGCAAGACAAAAATTACCTTTATAATATGGTGAATTTTGTAAATGCTACTGAATATTATCTTTGTCATGCTGTTTAGATTGTACAAGCTACTCTTACGCTTCTGTTTTGAAAGTCTCATGGGATATTCTGTCTTCATTTACACCTTCAGGACACTCATTAATGTCTTTTATGCCCAGTGTGGT
Proteins encoded:
- the samm50 gene encoding sorting and assembly machinery component 50 homolog A isoform X2, with product MATQRENDAADYLKKHKIIELMDNLTSMLFFYRPENPREFLIEQLEQLKISQQSGMRGPNLFNNANLNAVFGILDPANQKYITFAQYKQALTTLGIKDINECPEGVNEDRISHETFKTEAMQGLQRCSATAVVLNAQQQRAWPGSDMAASLYRASSTFSGCGEGKGPYCTFNKAQTFSSVTRHCTTSLLNQSLDPLPMRGPELGVQADDIEAPETELEPKHEVLENKDVVVQRVHIDGLGRTKEDLLTYEIAGVFQAKNLIDVMRKSHEARQKLLRLGIFRKVEVVIDTSRGENALPNGLDVTFEVTELRRMTGSYNTMVGNNEGSMVLGLKLPNVLGRAEKLTFQFSYGTKETSYGLSFFKPQPGHFERNISLNIYKVTGQFPWSSLRETDRGISAELSFPVWKTSQTLKWEGVWRELGCLARTASFAVREESGHSLKSSLSHAMVIDTRNSSILPRKGGLLKIHQELAGYTGGDASFLKEDFEIQLNKTLFWDSVLSASLWGGLLLPIGDRPTSIADRFYLGGPTSIRGFSMYSMGPQSEGMAGDYLGGEGYWAGGLHLYTPLPFRPGKGGFGDLFRTHFFLNAGNLCNLNYGEGPQAHLRKLAECIRWSYGLGIVLRLGNIARLELNYCIPMGVQSGDRICDGVQFGAGIRFL
- the samm50 gene encoding sorting and assembly machinery component 50 homolog A isoform X3, which translates into the protein MATQRENDAADYLKKHKIIELMDNLTSMLFFYRPENPREFLIEQLEQLKISQQSGMRGPNLFNNANLNAVFGILDPANQKYITFAQYKQALTTLGIKDINECPEGVNEDRISHETFKTEAMQGLQRCSATAVVLNAQQQRAWPGSDMAASLYRASSTFSGYFCGEGKGPYCTFNKAQTFSSVTRHCTTSLLNQSLDPLPMRGPELGVQADDIEAPETELEPKHEVLENKDVVVQRVHIDGLGRTKEDLLTYEIAGVFQAKNLIDVMRKSHEARQKLLRLGIFRKVEVVIDTSRGENALPNGLDVTFEVTELRRMTGSYNTMVGNNEGSMVLGLKLPNVLGRAEKLTFQFSYGTKETSYGLSFFKPQPGHFERNISLNIYKVTGQFPWSSLRETDRGISAELSFPVWKTSQTLKWEGVWRELGCLARTASFAVREESGHSLKSSLSHAMVIDTRNSSILPRKGGLLKIHQELAGYTGGDASFLKEDFEIQLNKTLFWDSVLSASLWGGLLLPIGDRPTSIADRFYLGGPTSIRGFSMYSMGPQSEGDYLGGEGYWAGGLHLYTPLPFRPGKGGFGDLFRTHFFLNAGNLCNLNYGEGPQAHLRKLAECIRWSYGLGIVLRLGNIARLELNYCIPMGVQSGDRICDGVQFGAGIRFL
- the samm50 gene encoding sorting and assembly machinery component 50 homolog A isoform X5, yielding MGTVHARSLDPLPMRGPELGVQADDIEAPETELEPKHEVLENKDVVVQRVHIDGLGRTKEDLLTYEIAGVFQAKNLIDVMRKSHEARQKLLRLGIFRKVEVVIDTSRGENALPNGLDVTFEVTELRRMTGSYNTMVGNNEGSMVLGLKLPNVLGRAEKLTFQFSYGTKETSYGLSFFKPQPGHFERNISLNIYKVTGQFPWSSLRETDRGISAELSFPVWKTSQTLKWEGVWRELGCLARTASFAVREESGHSLKSSLSHAMVIDTRNSSILPRKGGLLKIHQELAGYTGGDASFLKEDFEIQLNKTLFWDSVLSASLWGGLLLPIGDRPTSIADRFYLGGPTSIRGFSMYSMGPQSEGDYLGGEGYWAGGLHLYTPLPFRPGKGGFGDLFRTHFFLNAGNLCNLNYGEGPQAHLRKLAECIRWSYGLGIVLRLGNIARLELNYCIPMGVQSGDRICDGVQFGAGIRFL
- the samm50 gene encoding sorting and assembly machinery component 50 homolog A isoform X1, coding for MATQRENDAADYLKKHKIIELMDNLTSMLFFYRPENPREFLIEQLEQLKISQQSGMRGPNLFNNANLNAVFGILDPANQKYITFAQYKQALTTLGIKDINECPEGVNEDRISHETFKTEAMQGLQRCSATAVVLNAQQQRAWPGSDMAASLYRASSTFSGYFCGEGKGPYCTFNKAQTFSSVTRHCTTSLLNQSLDPLPMRGPELGVQADDIEAPETELEPKHEVLENKDVVVQRVHIDGLGRTKEDLLTYEIAGVFQAKNLIDVMRKSHEARQKLLRLGIFRKVEVVIDTSRGENALPNGLDVTFEVTELRRMTGSYNTMVGNNEGSMVLGLKLPNVLGRAEKLTFQFSYGTKETSYGLSFFKPQPGHFERNISLNIYKVTGQFPWSSLRETDRGISAELSFPVWKTSQTLKWEGVWRELGCLARTASFAVREESGHSLKSSLSHAMVIDTRNSSILPRKGGLLKIHQELAGYTGGDASFLKEDFEIQLNKTLFWDSVLSASLWGGLLLPIGDRPTSIADRFYLGGPTSIRGFSMYSMGPQSEGMAGDYLGGEGYWAGGLHLYTPLPFRPGKGGFGDLFRTHFFLNAGNLCNLNYGEGPQAHLRKLAECIRWSYGLGIVLRLGNIARLELNYCIPMGVQSGDRICDGVQFGAGIRFL
- the samm50 gene encoding sorting and assembly machinery component 50 homolog A isoform X4 yields the protein MGTVHARSLDPLPMRGPELGVQADDIEAPETELEPKHEVLENKDVVVQRVHIDGLGRTKEDLLTYEIAGVFQAKNLIDVMRKSHEARQKLLRLGIFRKVEVVIDTSRGENALPNGLDVTFEVTELRRMTGSYNTMVGNNEGSMVLGLKLPNVLGRAEKLTFQFSYGTKETSYGLSFFKPQPGHFERNISLNIYKVTGQFPWSSLRETDRGISAELSFPVWKTSQTLKWEGVWRELGCLARTASFAVREESGHSLKSSLSHAMVIDTRNSSILPRKGGLLKIHQELAGYTGGDASFLKEDFEIQLNKTLFWDSVLSASLWGGLLLPIGDRPTSIADRFYLGGPTSIRGFSMYSMGPQSEGMAGDYLGGEGYWAGGLHLYTPLPFRPGKGGFGDLFRTHFFLNAGNLCNLNYGEGPQAHLRKLAECIRWSYGLGIVLRLGNIARLELNYCIPMGVQSGDRICDGVQFGAGIRFL
- the samm50 gene encoding sorting and assembly machinery component 50 homolog A isoform X6; amino-acid sequence: MSLDPLPMRGPELGVQADDIEAPETELEPKHEVLENKDVVVQRVHIDGLGRTKEDLLTYEIAGVFQAKNLIDVMRKSHEARQKLLRLGIFRKVEVVIDTSRGENALPNGLDVTFEVTELRRMTGSYNTMVGNNEGSMVLGLKLPNVLGRAEKLTFQFSYGTKETSYGLSFFKPQPGHFERNISLNIYKVTGQFPWSSLRETDRGISAELSFPVWKTSQTLKWEGVWRELGCLARTASFAVREESGHSLKSSLSHAMVIDTRNSSILPRKGGLLKIHQELAGYTGGDASFLKEDFEIQLNKTLFWDSVLSASLWGGLLLPIGDRPTSIADRFYLGGPTSIRGFSMYSMGPQSEGMAGDYLGGEGYWAGGLHLYTPLPFRPGKGGFGDLFRTHFFLNAGNLCNLNYGEGPQAHLRKLAECIRWSYGLGIVLRLGNIARLELNYCIPMGVQSGDRICDGVQFGAGIRFL